The region CGACGAGCTGCGCGAAGAGCGACTGCGGTGAGGTCGGCGTACTTCGACGCGTCCGCAGTCGTCAAGCTCTGCACGCATGAGCCTGAGTCGCTCGCGGTCGTCGACTATCTGCAGGAACCTATAGAGGCGTCGACCTGCACACTGGCGATCACCGAGGCCGGGCGCGCGCTCAGACGTGGTCCTGTGCACCCCGACGAGGCTGCCTCCGCGCTGGACGGGTTCCATCTGATCGCCCTTCATTCGGCTCGCCTGCGTGAAGCGGCGACGCTCGATCCACCATCGCTTCGTCCGCTCGACGCGATTCACCTGGCCTGCGCGCTCGCGATTGGCGACGATAACCTCGACTTCGTCACCTACGACGCGCGGCTGGCCGAAGCGGCGCGGGCACACGGGTTGCGGGTCGTGCAACCGGGAAGATAGGACAGCAAAGCTCTTCAGGATCCTCTGGTCACGCTCACGTTGTCGAAGGTGGCCGTGGCGAGAGTTCCATCCGCGTGGCTCGTAAGAGCCAGACCGATGAACACCGAGCTCGGGAGCGAGATCGTGACGCTGTCGCGCAGCGTCCAGTTCGTGCCATCGCTGGAATAGTAGCCGCTCAGTGTGTTGCCAGACCTCACCAGGCGCAGCCACACCGGCATCGAGACCGTAGGCCCGGGACCGCCAGGCGCACTGCGGCCGCCGTCGCGGGTCCGGTATTTGAACGCGACGCCATGGCCGACTGAGGCCATCATCATGGCATGGCGCGACTGCCCGGTAAGCGTTGCCCGGACCATCAAGCCAGCCTTGGTCCAGTCGTGGGTGGGCGTCAAGCTGGTCACTCGCGCCACGATCTCACCGTCGCCCTCGAGCGCCTGGTAGACGTAGTGGAACTCGTCGCTCGTGCTCCAAATGTCGGTGCCCGAGCCATGAACGGTGATCGTGTCGCCCTCCTCGACAAACGATCCCGCCGCAGCCACGTTGCCGATATCTTGCCCCTGCCAGGTCTCACTGCAGTCCGGCAGCAGTGTCGCGGATGCGGCGGTTGAAAGCCCCGCCGCATCGGTAACCGTGAGGTGCACTCGATAGAAGTACGTCTCCTCGCCGCAGCCAAGCGGCGACATGACCGTCGTCGTCGAGCAGCTCGAATCGACGGGCTCGGCGTGGACGTGGTCGTTGTGATGCAGCACCGTCTGCCACGCGCAGCTCAATTGATCGGGCCCATGCTCCGCGTCGCTGATCGACGCCGTGAGATCGACGACCGAGTCGCCGGTCAATGGGTAGGTCGACTCATCGATCGGGCTCGTGATCGTCACAGTCGGTGGCGTGTTATTGACCGAGACGACCATGTCGGCTTGGTCGCTGGCATCGGCAGGATCGGTCACCGTCAGTGTGACCGCGTAGCTGGTGGCCTCAGGCGTCTCCGGATCGAACGTATGCTGCGGGTTTACCGCGTCGCTGACCGAGCCATCGCCGAAGTCCCACGCGTAGACCAGCGGATCCTGATCGGGGTCCGAAGAGCTGTCGCCGGTGAACTGGACCGTCAAGGGGCCAGGGCCGTGCGTCTTGTCCGAGTCGATTACCGCCACGGGACGGCTGTTGCTCGGAGAGTAGGTCACCTTGCGCACCGTGGCCGGCCAGACCACGTAGTACAGCCCGCCTTCCTCCGGATGGCTCGCCATCGCGACAACGGGCCCGGGACTGGCGTCGAACAGCCGCACTTCACGCGGCATACCGCTCGGGTCGAAGACGATATTGCGGATCCACGCGCCGCCATAGTCGGCGGCGAAATACGTGTTCTTGTAATCGGATGGGAAGTCGTCAGCCGTGTACCAGACCCCGGCCACGGCTGCGTTGCCGCGGAAGGGCGTGCCTTCGACGGTCCACGTCCCCTCGGTGTTCGACTGGCCAATCTGAGGATGTTCCGCCACGTTGCCGTTGTAGGTCGCCCAGCGCGCGTTCTCCTGAGTGTGATGGCTGTCGATGACCGGCCGCGTGTGGACGAAGACGTCGGCCGTCGTGATCTGTTCGGCGGCGTTGCACGGGTTTGGGAAGCTCACGGCGTCGAGCGTGTCTTGGACGATGAGGTCGCGAAAATAGAAATATTCCTGCGTGCAGCCGGTCCCGTCGAAGAGCGGGTTCGGCGCATCCATGTTTGGCGTGTCGCGGTTCCAGTAGTCGCTCTGTTCGGTCATGCCCTCGAACGCCGGCCAGCCGAAGTTCTCACCGCCATTCTTGGAGATGTGGTGATCCTCCCACGTACCGAAGCCAACATCGCCAATGTAGATGGTGCCGGGGCGCCCTTCTGCGGGATCATGAACGCCGGTGTCGGGCTCGAGCGTGATGCGGAACGGGTTGCGTAGGCCGAGTGCCCAGGCTCGCGAGCGCGCCGAGCGGGGCTGGGCAGCATCGTAGAACGGATTGGAGCTGATGCCGTCGCCCGTTGCGGGATCGATACGAAGGATCTTGCCGTTCAGCGAGCTGAGGAGCTGCGATCGGTAGGCACCGATATTTTCCTTCTCCGTGATGATCCCGTCGGCCAGAGCCTGGGTGTAGTAAGTCTCGCTGGCGTTACCCGTATCCACCGAGGCATAACTTGCGCCGTCGCCGGCGGAGGCGAGCAGCGTGCCGTCGTCACCAAAGAGGAGCGTGCCGGTGCCGTGAGACTGATGCAGAATGGCAATGCCGGTCGCGATGGTCTCGCCGAGCAGGACCTTGCGGCTGTCCGCATCAACGGCCGTCGCATGGCTGAAATCACTCTCACCGGCCGGCTTCAGGGCCGTGTAGCGTGTGATGCGACCGATGGTCGCGTTGAAGTACTCGTCCGTCGCGGGATTGTAATCGTCATCGCAGACCGGCCGTCCCACACCGGAGGCGGGCGCGCCGCAGTGCAGCAGATGGTGGCGGTCGACGACGTACATCACATAGATGTAGCCGTTCTCGGGGAAGTTGGGATGGAGCGCGAGGCCGAGCAGCCCGAAGTCGCGCCAGCCGCCCACCTCTTCGGAGATGTCGAGAAACGGCGTCGTGACCGGCGCGTGACCCTCCTCGACGATCCACACGCGGCCGGCGCGCTCCCAGACGAACATCCGGCCGTGAGATGAGAAGGTCAGCCCGACCACTTGGTTCCAGCTCCCGCCGTCGGGGCGCGCGATGTTTTGTTGGCTGAATCCGGTCGGCGGTGCGGCCGACAGCGGGGCCGTCGATACGAGACCGGCGAGCAGTAGGGCTCCGCCCGCGCTCCACGTCCACGACATGTTGGCTGCCACGATCGTTCGACGCATGCTTCGTCCTCGGGATCTGATTCCTACCGGCACCTGGCGGCGCTTTGGCCGCGCCGCCGGTCCGGGTCCGTGGATTCACATGTGTTGCCAATCGCTGGCACTCGTAGCCGCGCACCGTCAGGCCTAGTAAGGCCCCTACTCCGAGTGGCTAAAGGTTGGCGTACGACTGACTAAAGACCTGCACATGACTGACTACTGGAGTGGAGTTATGGACTCGAAGGCCGCCCTAGCCTGTTTCCTGAGACCTGACCCCTGATGGTGGGAATCAGGTATTCGTCGAAGGCGCGCTCGAACGAGAACTGAGGGGCGAAACCCCAATCACGCCGCGCGGCGCCATCGTCGACAGCCGCCGGCCAGGTGTCGATGATGCGCTGGCGCTTCTCGTCCACGCTGTAGGCGATGCGGGCGCCGGGAAAGGCACGGGTGACGACCTCGCGGATCTCGTCGGCCGAGGGGTTGAACGCTGCCACATTGTATGTCGTCTGTGTGAGCGAGCCGCGCGGCATTTTGGCCAACGTGAGGAGGGCGCTCACGGCATCCGGCATGACCATGAATGGGATCCGCGCGTCCGGACGGACGAAGCAGTCGTACGGCTCACCGCGCGCCGCCGCATGAATCATCTCCGGCGCGTAGTCCGATGTCCCCCCTGACGGAAGCGTCGTCGCCGAGATGAGCCCGGGGAACCGCACGGCGCGGAAGTCCACGCGTCCCGTGTACGGCTCCGCCGTGAGCTGCTTGTAGTGATGTGCGTAGTAGCGGCCCAGCTGTTCACAGTAGAGCTTGTTGCAGCCGTACATCGTCGTGGGCTGCGTGAATTGATCCTCGCGCACCGGACCGGCCACCGCACGCGTCTCGAGATCGGGCAGGCCGTATGCCGCGATCGAGGAAGGATACACAACGGTCACCGGACGGCCGTGCGACTCGCCTTCCTTCTGGGCGAACTCCAACAGGAGCAACGTGCCCTCGACGTTTACTCGATGAGCCGCCAACGGAGTGAACTCCGCCCGCGTCGAGAGGAGCGCGGCGAGGTGGAACACCAGGTCGACCTCGAACTCAGCGAGGATGCGTTCCAGGAGCGCCGTATCGAGGACCGAGCCGGTGAACTCGCGCTGCACGAGCGGCGCCAGCGTCGTATCGAGGCGGGTGAGATCCAGCGTGACGATACGCCGGTCGGCTTCGGCGGCGAGCTGGGTGATCAGCCCATGGCCAATCTCGCCGTTGGCCCCCGTGATGAGCACGACTGGCTTGCGGATCATGCTTAGGACTCGTCTGGGAATAGCTATGCCATTCTGGCCGCCGATGCATCCCGCCTGGCTGCGTTGCTCGTCGCTTACATACGCCCGGTATGCGCGCTCCTCGCGCCTTGCCAGCCGGGCGCCTCGACGCCCAGAATGGCATAGTTATTCCCAGACGAGCCCTTATCCGCGCCCATCCGTGGGGGCTGCTGCCGGTGAGCCAAGCGCCGCGAGCTCGGCCTCGAGCTGACCGACGAGCGTGTCGAGCTGTTCGACGACGGCCAAGACAGGCTCCGGACGCGAAAGATCCACACCAGCGCGAGCCAGGAGCGTCATGGGGTGATCGCTCCCACCCGAGGCGAGGAGCCCGAGGTAACGTGCGATGGCATCACGGCGCACGCCCTCGTCTCCAGCGCGCAAGTCGCGCAGCAGGTGCGCGCTCGACGCATAGCACGTCGCGTACTGATAGACATAGTAGGGCGCGGCGAAGAAGTGCGGAATCCGCGCCCACGTGATGCGCACCAGATCGTCGTAGTCGAGCGAGTCTGCGTGATAGGTGCGAAGGAGGTCGAAGTAGATCTCGCTGAGCACCTCCGCGGTAATCGGCTGGCCGCGCTCGACACGGTGGTGAACCTGCAGCTCGAAGTCGGCGAACATCACCTGCGTGTAGAAAGTGCCAACGATTCCATCGATGGCATGCTGCAGCAGGACGGCACGCTCGACCGGCTCGGTGGAACGCTGCAGCATGTGGTCGAGCAACAGGGCTTCGCTCAGTGTCGAGGGCACCTCAGCGACGAAAATCGTGTAATCGGCATAAATGAACGGCTGATGCTCGTGCGTCAGCACGGTGTGCATCGAATGCCCCATCTCGTGGGCGAGCGTGAACGCGGCGTCCAGCGTATCGTTGTAGTTCATCAACACGTACGGGTGCACGCCGTATACGGACGCCGAGTAGGCGCCACTCCGCTTGCCTTGGTTCTCGTAGACGTCGATCCAGCGGCTCTCGAAGCCCTCGCGGAGCCGTCGCTGGTAATCGGGCCCGAGCGGGGCGACGGACTCGACGATGGAGCCGATGACGTCGCGATATCGGTAACGCTCGTTGAACTCGACGAGCGGGATGGCACCATCGTAGGTGTGATACGTCTCGAGAGCCAACGCGCGACGTCGGAGCCGTTCGTAGCGCTGCAGCGGTCCGACGTTCGATCGCGTCGTGGCGACGAGGTTCTCGTACACGGACACCGGAATGTTGTTCGTGTGAAGCGCCGCTTCGAGCATGCTCGCGTACCCGCGCGCCTGCGCGAAGAACCAGTCGCGCTGGAGGACGCCGTTGTACAGCGCCGCGTAGGTGTTGCGCGTGGCTTCGAACGTCTGATGGTGCGCCTTGAACGCGGCCGCACGGTCGGCTTGCACGCGGTTGGTCGCCAAGACGGCGCGGTAGCGCGCGTAGGTCGTCGTGATCTCTTCGCCGCTGCTGAGCCGGATCGTGGGAAAGCGCACGTCCGCCGTGGAGAGCGCCTGATACGTCTCATCCGGCGCGTTGCCGAATTGACTGGCGAACGAGAGCAGGCGCTCGCCGCGCGCGTCCAGCACATGGTCCTGTTGTCGATAGAGATCTTCGACGAAGAACCGGTAGACGGCGAGCGCCGGATTCTGCTCCGTCCACGCATGGATACGGTCCAAGCCGATCTCGAGCAGCTCCGGATTGAACCACGAGGTGGCTTGCCTCCAGGCGGCGAAAAGGATCTGCACCTGCTGCCGGCGGGCGCCTATCGTGTTATCGCGCTGGTCCTCGTCGTGCGCGAGCGACGCATAGTACCAGACCTTGTACGACAACTGGCCCATCGCGTCGCTCTCTTGGAGCGCTGCCAGCAGGCGCTCGGGGCTCTGCGCGAGCGTGCCGCGCAGCGCCTCGTATGTCTTGATGCGAGCTTCCAGGTCGGCGTAGTCGGCCTCCCACGCTGCCCAGTCTGGATAGATATGAGACAGGTCCCAACGGTCGGGTTCTGGTACTTCGGCGCGCGCCGGCGCCGCCGCAGGGGCTGCTGTGAGCACGGCTTCGGGTGAATAGTCAAGTGTGAAATGACGCATACGAGAGAAGCTCCAGCGATTGCGCTTGGTCGTGCCACGTCGCGAAGGCCTTCAGCCCTCGTCCGCTACGTACGGAGCGGTAGGGCGCTCCCTACCTACCGCCGCGACTGCCGAAGGCGCGTTCGAAGAGCGTCGCGATCGCCTGCCGGCCATTGTCTTGCAGCATGCGCGTGCCAGTGCCGGTGAAATGTGCCTGGGTGATCGCAGGGGCATCATCCGGCGGGCGCCGCACCCATTCACGCTGGTTCCACGTGAACCAGGCGTCTTGCGCCTGATCGAACACGTGCAACGGCTTGTTGCACAACTTCGCGAACTCGGCGCCCCACCCGGTTCCGCCCTTGACGTGGCCATCGTTCAGGATCGTGCCGACGACGAAGACCTCCTGGCCGTGGTTCACCTGGTACCAAATGCTTTGCAGGACCTTGCGAAAGGTCGGCGTGTCCGCGTAGCGCCGGTTCATCAGACGCGAGATGTACTCGAGGCTCACGTCGCCCGCCTGCAGCTCCTCGTGGGTCAGGATGCGCATCCCCCGCGTGCGGGCCACGACGTGCCCCTCGAAGCCGAAGTTCACCTCGTCCAGGCCCCATCGCTCCGCATTGGCCCCGAATTCGGCCTCCGCGCCCGGCGCTCCCCCGCTGAATAGAATGTAGTCCTCAGGAATTGTCATCCGCGACCCTCACGATTTGTGCGTCATGTCTCCCAATCGGCGGATCCAGGTGTGCTCGGCCGGCGTCGCCCATCTCGACGTCGCGTGCGGGAAAGTACTCGCGCCAACGCCGCGTGACAAGGGCGGCCGTCTCCGGGTCGCATGAGAGCTCTTCCGGAAAACCGGGCTTGAGACGCGCGTCGATCACTACTGGCGCCTTGTAGCTCACATGGTTGCGGACGACCTGCTTCCTTGCCGCCACGATGTCAGCCGCCGGCTCGAACCGCGTGAACGTCGCCCAGAGAAAGTTCACGGGGCTGGCGGCAACGCGATCCGGCTCTTCGCTGATGACAATCAGCGGCCATTCGGCAAACGCGGAGTGACGCGCGATGTGGGTGGCAAATTTGGGCTCGGCGAGACGCGTTGGCCCACCTACGACGAGGCATCCCGGACAGAACACATGCACACGCGTCACGGCAGCCGGGACCTCGGTGGAGGAAAATGCCCGAGGCAGCTCGCGCACAGGATCGCCGAGGCCAAGCCACACGCCTTTCGAGCCCTCATTGACCGACGGGCCGGTGTAGTCGAGGGTGTCCATCGATAAGTTCGCGAGCACGTACAAATCGGTCTCCGGCCGCGTCCTGGCGAGCAGGTGCGTCAGCGTCGCACGGAAGTCACGCAGGTCAACGTCACGATCCGTGACCAGGAGAAACTTCGTGAGGGCCAACTGCCCCTCGCCGAGGATCCGGAATGCGCTCACCATCGCCTCTCGTTTGTAGCGCTCCCGTACTATTGCAGCCGCCAGCGAGTGGTATCCCGTCTCGCCGTACGACCACAAGGCTCGAACACCCGGCATCACGAGGGGAAACAGTGGCGAAAGCAGTTCCTGGAGCAGATCGCCAATGTAGAAGTCTTCTTGCTTTGGCTTCCCGACAACAGTCGCCGGATAGATGGCATCGCGTCGATGCGCCATCTTCGTCACGCGAAATACTGGATAGTCGTGACGCAAGGAATAGTAGCCGTAGTGGTCGCCAAACGGCCCCTCCGGGTGTCGCTCTCCCGAACGGACCTCACCTTGCAGAGCGAACTCAGCGTTCGCGACGAGCGTGTGCGGCCCGCGCCCCTCGATGACGTCCAGTCGCTCACCCGCGACGAGCGACGCCAGTAGCAGCTCTGGCACGTTCTCAGGGAGAGGGGCAATGGCCGACAGGATGAGCGCGGGAGGACCACCGAGAAAGACCGTCACCGGCAGCGCTTCTCCTCGCGCTTCCGCGAGGGCATAGTGAAATCCTCCGCCCTTGCCGATCTGCCAGTGCATGCCCGTTGTCTGCGGGTCGTAGACGTGCAGTCGATAGATGCCGAGGTTGTGGCCGTGTCGAGCGTCCTGCCCTGAGCTCTGTCGAGGAGGCGCCTCGGTGTACACGAGCGGCAGCGTGATGAACGGCCCGCCGTCACCGGGCCAGCAGGTCAGCACCGGGAGCGCGTCGAGCCTCACGTCCGTGGTCTCGACCTCGGTGACCGGGCCCCGGGCACGGCGACGCAAACCAACTCGGCCGAGAGAACGGAGGACGTCACGCGCTTCCCAGACCTTCGCCACCGATGGAGGCAAGAATGTCTCGGCCAGCTCCGCGAGCCGCCGAATGAGCGCTTCCGGCCGATCGCCGAACGCAAGCGCCGCCCGGCGTGACGTGCCAAAGAGGTTCGTGACGAGGGGGAACGCCGTGCCCCGCACGTTACGAAACAGGAGGGCTGGACCCCCAGCCGCGATGACGCGCCGATGGATCTCGGCGATCTCCAGCCGCGCGTCGACCGGCGCGTCGATCACCACGAGGTCGTCGTCTTGCCGAAGGCGGTCGATGAAGGTGCGGAGGTCGGAGTACATCAGGGATCAAGGGATCAAGGGGCCAAGGGATCAAGGGGCCAAGGGATCAAGGGATCAAGGGGCCAACGGTTGTGTGGCAGGGTTCGCTCTCAGGTTGGGGCCGAGCACGCCAACAGCGCAAACGAGAACCATCGGGAGAGGATTGTGAACCCGGCAGACATGGCGCCGCCAGCCCTAAGCGGCTCGCTCGGCAACCCCTAGATCCCTAGATCCCTTGGACCCCTTGACCCCTTCCGTCTATTCAAGCGCCTCCATCTCTGCTGCCAGCTTGATCAAGGCCCTGGCGACGGCCATGCGAGCGGCGTCGGCGCTGTTCTTGCCCAGCCCCTGGGCGACCTCGGCGTACGCGAGGCCGAGCTCCACACGCAGCACGACCGCCTGCCGGTCCTCGTCTCTGAGCCTGCCCAGCGCCTGCTCGTAGCGCTCCAGGGCCTCCTGCCCGATGGCCTCCTCGAGCGGTGACACGCCCTGGTCTTCGTGGTCGTGGGTGTCGAGCTCCTGGGACAACGGGCGCCGTTGGGCTTTCCGCACCTCATCGCGGATACGATTGACGACCGCCTGACGAAGATACGCATGAAGGGCGCCGTCGTGCCGGAACTCGAATTGGTCGAGCCGCCGGAAGGCATGGACCATCGTCTCCTGGACGACATCCTCGGTTTCTAGGAGATCGCGCGCGAACCGGGGCAGCCGGCCGCGTGCCCAGCGCCGGAGCGGAGGAAGATAACGTTGGAACAAGGCGTCGACAGCCGACCGATCGCCGGCTCGAAACCTTGCCAAGAGATCAACCGTGGACTCGACTTCAGGCGCTTGTCGGGAGCCTGTGCCGGCCTTAGCCTCCCGATTGGGCCGATCCGCTCCATTCATCACGAGGAGAAACAGGACACAATCGACGCCAATGATACCCGATCTAGGGTTGCTGCAACGAGTTACTGCAGTTGCTCGGAGAGCCGGGCCGCAGGGCGCGACCGCTACCGTCGGCGCGCGCCGGCTCCTGCGCCCCGCCCCCCTCACCGCGCCGCCGTATCCAGCTGAGCGGCGCGTGCCAGTGCGGATCCCGTGAGTCGGTAGACCGTCCAACCAGTGACCGGCTCAGCACCGAGCCGGCGGTAGAATCGGATGGCCGGGGCGTTCCAGTCGAGCACCGCCCACTCGAGCCGACTGCACCCACGTTGTATCCCGATTTGGGCCACGCGGCCTAGCAGAGCTTGCCCAATCCCCTGGCTCCGTGCTTCCGGAGCGACGAACAGGTCTTCGAGGTACAGCGCCCGCTGCCCCAGAAACGTCGAAAATGTCTGAAAAAAGAAGGCATAACCGACCGGTTTACCCTCGGCCTCTGCCACGAGGGCCTCGGTTGCAGGATGTGGTCCAGACAAGGCCTCTCGCACCCCTTCCTCGGTTGCCGTCACATACCGTTCGAGCCGCTCGTATGTGGCGAGGGCCCGGATGAAGGCGAGAATCAGCGGGGCGTCATCCGGCGTTGCCGGTCGAATCACGGGGCTAGAGGTTCGGGTCATGGTCGTCGCCTGCCGGCCGCTCGAATCCCGCGCAGCGCGTGACGGGCAACGCAGGGTAGCGGGCGAAGGATGGATCGGTCCTCGAGCGTTCGCAGAGGAGGAACGTCGAGCCGCGCGCAGACTTGATGGCCCGTGCGAACCGGCACCGGCTACAGAGGCCCGCGGAGGTAGAATGGGCGCCTATGTCGCGTTCGGTAGCGGTGACTCGGGGCATTCGGATTGTGGTACGGGCGGAATACTCGTCGGAGCACTCCGCTCCGCAGTTGAGTCGCTGGTTCTTTCTGTACACGATCACGATTCGCAACGAAAGCGACGTGACGGTACAGTTGATCAGCCGCCACTGGATTATCAAGGACGCCGACGGTGAGATCCAGGAAGTGCGCGGCCTTGGCGTGGTCGGCCTCCAACCCGTCATCGAGCCCGGTGAAGAGTTCGAGTATACGTCTGCTTGTCCCCTCGTAACCCCCCTCGGTTCCATGGAGGGCACCTATCAAATGGTCACGCCGACCGGCGAGCGGTTCGACACGGCCATTGCCAAGTTCAAACTGCAGGGGCCCTATACCGTGCATTAGCGCCACCGTGGCAGGGCGCGTCGGGTGATGGGGTGACAAGGTGAGGGGGTGACAGGGTGAGGGGGTGACAGGGTGAACGGGTGGCCTGAGTGCTCGAGGCACTCATCGAGCGAAAGTGAAAGGGTCGCCCGATTTCGCCCCGTATTCTCGAATCACCCAGTCACCTTGTCACCCCTCACCCAGTCACCCCCTCACCCTGTCACCCCTTCACCCTGTCACCCCTTCACCCTGTCACCCTGTCACCCCCTTCACCCTGTCACCCCCTCACCCTGACGTGCACACTCCCAATCTGCGCGCGCAATCGGCATGCGCCAGCCGCTGCCAAAGGCGCGATCGGTGACCTTGAGTCCTGGCGCCGCCTGCTTGCGCTTGAACTCGGCAAGGCGCACCAGTCGCAGAACCTGGCGTACCGTTTCTTCGTCGAAGCCTTCGGCGACCAGTCGGTCGAGCGACGCATGATCCTCGATGTGACGCTCGAGGATGCGGTCCAGCACATCGTACGGCGGCAAGCTATCCTGATCGGTCTGGTTCGGCCGCAGCTCGGCCGACGGCGCCTTCGTGAGAATGGCAGTTGGGATGACCTCTTGCTCCCGATTCAACCATCGCGCGGCGCGATACACCATGGTTTTGGGAACATCGGCGATGACCGCGAGACCGCCCGACATGTCGCCGTACAGCGTGCAGTAGCCGACCGCCAGCTCCGACTTGTTCCCCGTGGTCAGCAGCAGCGCCCGGAACTTGTTGGCGAGCGACATCAGGAGGTTGCCGCGGATGCGGGCCTGGACGTTCTCCTCCGTCACATCGGCTGGCCGCCCCGCGAAGGCCTCATGCAATGCGAGGTCATACGACTCCATCAGCGTGCCGATGGGAATCTCCACCGTGCGCAGACCGAGTCGAACCGCGAGCGCTTGCGCATCGTCCAGACTGCCTCGGCTCGAGTATGGCGATGGCATGAGGACGCCCAATACATGGTCGCGACCTAGCGCGCGGGCCGCAATCGCTGCCGTGAGGGCAGAGTCGATGCCGCCCGAGAGCCCAATCACGGCATCCGTGAAGGAGCACTTACGAGCGTAATCGCGCGTGCCCAGAGCGAGCGCCTCGAACAGCTCTTCCTCGCCATGCACATCGTCGTCCGGCGATCTAGGCGCACACTCGTCACCTGGAGCGACAGGCAGTGCGAACGCCATCTCGGTGTCCAGATCGACCAGGACGATGTCTTCGGCAAACGCGGCCCCGCGGGCGATGAGATGGCCGTCGGCGCCAAACACCATGCTCCGCCCGTCGAAGATGAGATCGTCGTTGCCGCCCACCTGATTCACGTAGAGGAGCACCATGCGGTGCTTCCTGGCGAGGCTCGAGAGCATCGCCTCCCGCAGCTGCTGTTTTCCCGAGGCGAACGGCGAAGCGGACAGGTTGATCAAGACGTGCGCGCCCTGTCCGGAGGCTTCTTCGATGGGGTCACGATGATAGCGCTGTATGCGCCAGAAGTCGCGGTC is a window of Luteitalea sp. DNA encoding:
- a CDS encoding PIN domain-containing protein, translated to MRSAYFDASAVVKLCTHEPESLAVVDYLQEPIEASTCTLAITEAGRALRRGPVHPDEAASALDGFHLIALHSARLREAATLDPPSLRPLDAIHLACALAIGDDNLDFVTYDARLAEAARAHGLRVVQPGR
- a CDS encoding DUF1349 domain-containing protein produces the protein MRRTIVAANMSWTWSAGGALLLAGLVSTAPLSAAPPTGFSQQNIARPDGGSWNQVVGLTFSSHGRMFVWERAGRVWIVEEGHAPVTTPFLDISEEVGGWRDFGLLGLALHPNFPENGYIYVMYVVDRHHLLHCGAPASGVGRPVCDDDYNPATDEYFNATIGRITRYTALKPAGESDFSHATAVDADSRKVLLGETIATGIAILHQSHGTGTLLFGDDGTLLASAGDGASYASVDTGNASETYYTQALADGIITEKENIGAYRSQLLSSLNGKILRIDPATGDGISSNPFYDAAQPRSARSRAWALGLRNPFRITLEPDTGVHDPAEGRPGTIYIGDVGFGTWEDHHISKNGGENFGWPAFEGMTEQSDYWNRDTPNMDAPNPLFDGTGCTQEYFYFRDLIVQDTLDAVSFPNPCNAAEQITTADVFVHTRPVIDSHHTQENARWATYNGNVAEHPQIGQSNTEGTWTVEGTPFRGNAAVAGVWYTADDFPSDYKNTYFAADYGGAWIRNIVFDPSGMPREVRLFDASPGPVVAMASHPEEGGLYYVVWPATVRKVTYSPSNSRPVAVIDSDKTHGPGPLTVQFTGDSSSDPDQDPLVYAWDFGDGSVSDAVNPQHTFDPETPEATSYAVTLTVTDPADASDQADMVVSVNNTPPTVTITSPIDESTYPLTGDSVVDLTASISDAEHGPDQLSCAWQTVLHHNDHVHAEPVDSSCSTTTVMSPLGCGEETYFYRVHLTVTDAAGLSTAASATLLPDCSETWQGQDIGNVAAAGSFVEEGDTITVHGSGTDIWSTSDEFHYVYQALEGDGEIVARVTSLTPTHDWTKAGLMVRATLTGQSRHAMMMASVGHGVAFKYRTRDGGRSAPGGPGPTVSMPVWLRLVRSGNTLSGYYSSDGTNWTLRDSVTISLPSSVFIGLALTSHADGTLATATFDNVSVTRGS
- a CDS encoding NAD-dependent epimerase/dehydratase family protein; its protein translation is MIRKPVVLITGANGEIGHGLITQLAAEADRRIVTLDLTRLDTTLAPLVQREFTGSVLDTALLERILAEFEVDLVFHLAALLSTRAEFTPLAAHRVNVEGTLLLLEFAQKEGESHGRPVTVVYPSSIAAYGLPDLETRAVAGPVREDQFTQPTTMYGCNKLYCEQLGRYYAHHYKQLTAEPYTGRVDFRAVRFPGLISATTLPSGGTSDYAPEMIHAAARGEPYDCFVRPDARIPFMVMPDAVSALLTLAKMPRGSLTQTTYNVAAFNPSADEIREVVTRAFPGARIAYSVDEKRQRIIDTWPAAVDDGAARRDWGFAPQFSFERAFDEYLIPTIRGQVSGNRLGRPSSP
- the pepF gene encoding oligoendopeptidase F, producing MRHFTLDYSPEAVLTAAPAAAPARAEVPEPDRWDLSHIYPDWAAWEADYADLEARIKTYEALRGTLAQSPERLLAALQESDAMGQLSYKVWYYASLAHDEDQRDNTIGARRQQVQILFAAWRQATSWFNPELLEIGLDRIHAWTEQNPALAVYRFFVEDLYRQQDHVLDARGERLLSFASQFGNAPDETYQALSTADVRFPTIRLSSGEEITTTYARYRAVLATNRVQADRAAAFKAHHQTFEATRNTYAALYNGVLQRDWFFAQARGYASMLEAALHTNNIPVSVYENLVATTRSNVGPLQRYERLRRRALALETYHTYDGAIPLVEFNERYRYRDVIGSIVESVAPLGPDYQRRLREGFESRWIDVYENQGKRSGAYSASVYGVHPYVLMNYNDTLDAAFTLAHEMGHSMHTVLTHEHQPFIYADYTIFVAEVPSTLSEALLLDHMLQRSTEPVERAVLLQHAIDGIVGTFYTQVMFADFELQVHHRVERGQPITAEVLSEIYFDLLRTYHADSLDYDDLVRITWARIPHFFAAPYYVYQYATCYASSAHLLRDLRAGDEGVRRDAIARYLGLLASGGSDHPMTLLARAGVDLSRPEPVLAVVEQLDTLVGQLEAELAALGSPAAAPTDGRG
- a CDS encoding UbiD family decarboxylase, producing the protein MYSDLRTFIDRLRQDDDLVVIDAPVDARLEIAEIHRRVIAAGGPALLFRNVRGTAFPLVTNLFGTSRRAALAFGDRPEALIRRLAELAETFLPPSVAKVWEARDVLRSLGRVGLRRRARGPVTEVETTDVRLDALPVLTCWPGDGGPFITLPLVYTEAPPRQSSGQDARHGHNLGIYRLHVYDPQTTGMHWQIGKGGGFHYALAEARGEALPVTVFLGGPPALILSAIAPLPENVPELLLASLVAGERLDVIEGRGPHTLVANAEFALQGEVRSGERHPEGPFGDHYGYYSLRHDYPVFRVTKMAHRRDAIYPATVVGKPKQEDFYIGDLLQELLSPLFPLVMPGVRALWSYGETGYHSLAAAIVRERYKREAMVSAFRILGEGQLALTKFLLVTDRDVDLRDFRATLTHLLARTRPETDLYVLANLSMDTLDYTGPSVNEGSKGVWLGLGDPVRELPRAFSSTEVPAAVTRVHVFCPGCLVVGGPTRLAEPKFATHIARHSAFAEWPLIVISEEPDRVAASPVNFLWATFTRFEPAADIVAARKQVVRNHVSYKAPVVIDARLKPGFPEELSCDPETAALVTRRWREYFPARDVEMGDAGRAHLDPPIGRHDAQIVRVADDNS
- a CDS encoding sigma-70 family RNA polymerase sigma factor is translated as MMNGADRPNREAKAGTGSRQAPEVESTVDLLARFRAGDRSAVDALFQRYLPPLRRWARGRLPRFARDLLETEDVVQETMVHAFRRLDQFEFRHDGALHAYLRQAVVNRIRDEVRKAQRRPLSQELDTHDHEDQGVSPLEEAIGQEALERYEQALGRLRDEDRQAVVLRVELGLAYAEVAQGLGKNSADAARMAVARALIKLAAEMEALE